A stretch of Mustela nigripes isolate SB6536 chromosome 6, MUSNIG.SB6536, whole genome shotgun sequence DNA encodes these proteins:
- the LOC132020925 gene encoding LOW QUALITY PROTEIN: protein BTG1-like (The sequence of the model RefSeq protein was modified relative to this genomic sequence to represent the inferred CDS: substituted 1 base at 1 genomic stop codon), protein MHPFYTRAATMIGEIAAAVSFISKFLRTKGLTSERQLQTFSQSLQELLAEHYKHHWFPEKPCKGSGYRCIRINHKMDPLIGQAAQRIGLSSQELFRLLPSELTLWVDPYEVSYRIGEDGSICVLXEASPAGGSTQNSSNVQMVDSRISCKEELLLGRTSPSKNYNMMTVSG, encoded by the coding sequence atGCATCCCTTCTACACCCGGGCTGCCACCATGATAGGCGAGATCGCCGCAGCCGTGTCCTTCATCTCCAAGTTCCTCCGCACCAAGGGGCTCACGAGCGAACGACAGCTGCAGACCTTCAGCCAGAGCCTCCAGGAGCTGCTGGCAGAACATTATAAACATCACTGGTTCCCAGAAAAGCCGTGCAAGGGATCAGGTTACCGTTGTATTCGCATCAACCATAAAATGGATCCTCTGATTGGACAGGCAGCACAGCGGATTGGACTGAGCAGTCAAGAGCTGTTCAGGCTTCTCCCAAGTGAACTCACACTCTGGGTTGACCCCTACGAAGTGTCCTATAGAATTGGAGAGGATGGCTCCATCTGCGTGCTGTAGGAAGCCTCACCAGCAGGAGGTAGCACTCAAAACAGCAGCAACGTGCAAATGGTAGACAGCAGAATCAGCTGTAAGGAGGAACTTCTCTTGGGCAGAACAAGCCCTTCCAAAAACTACAATATGATGACTGTATCAGGTTAA